A stretch of DNA from Halobacteriovorax vibrionivorans:
ATATTGTTCTTCTTGTAGGTACTTGGCCTCTTCAAGGAAGTCGAGGAGCTCGTCTACATATGGAGTGTATTTTTTCTCGTATAATTTGCGCGCAAGTTTAAAGCGGGAATAGTCTCTTTTTGAAAGTAACCAGATGCAGTAATGATAAGCTCTTTTAAATGAACGAGTTAAATCGGCCTTGCTTTCATCTTCTGCAAGAATATAATCTTCATTATTAAAGGGAAGCTTTTCGATGGTTTCTTTTAGAGTCATTTAAAAAGTTGCCCCTTAGGTTACTGTCTACAATTCTGTAGGATAGAAATCTAAGAGGCTATATTTTAATTATTGAACAACTTTTTTTGACTTAGACTTTGATTTAGTCTTTTTCTCTTCTACTGGAGTTTCTTCAATAATCTCACCAGTTGCTTCATCAACTACTGAGTTATCTTTAATCAGTCCATGTAGAACAAGAATTTTATTTTTAATTTCTTGAGCAATCTCTGGATTGTCGGCTAAGTACTGCTTTGAGTTCTCACGACCTTGACCAATTTTTGCATCATTGTAAGAGAACCATGCACCTGCTTTTCCAACGATATTATTCGCTACGGCCAGATCTAGTAGGTCACCCATTTGAGAAATACCTTGTCCGTACATAATATCGAATTCAACGATTTTAAATGGAGGTGCAACTTTATTTTTTACAACTTTTACTTTCGTTCTGTTACCAATAACCTCATCACCATTTTTGATAGCACCAGTTCTTCTGATATCTAGTCTTACTGAAGAGTAGAATTTAAGAGCGTTACCACCAGTTGTTGTTTCTGGGTTACCGAACATAACACCGATCTTCATACGAAGCTGATTAATAAAGATTACTGTCGTATTTGAGCGATTAATTGATCCTGTTAGTTTTCTTAGTGCTTGAGACATTAGTCTAGCTTGAAGACCCATGTGTGAATCTCCCATATCTCCTTCAAGTTCTGCACGTGGAGTAAGGGCCGCAACAGAGTCAACAATTAGAAGATCAACTGCACCTGAGCGAACTAGCATATCTGTGATTTCTAATGCTTGCTCACCACTATCTGGTTGAGAGATTAATGTATTTGGAATATCAACACCTAGATTCTGAGCATATACTGTATCAAGTGCGTGTTCAGCATCAATGAATGCAACTGTTCCACCTTGCTTCTGTGCTTCAGCAGCAATATGTAGAGTAAGAGTTGTTTTACCTGATGACTCAGGTCCATAAATTTCAATGATACGTCCCTTAGGTACACCACCAACACCTAGTGCAAGGTCTAGTCCTAGACAGCTTGTAGGAATTGCAGGAACTTTCTCTGGTCCGTTTTCACTATCAAGTTTCATGATGGCACCTTTACCAAATTGCTTCTCAATAGTTGAAAGTGCTAGATCTAGTGCTTTTTGCTTGTTCTTGTCAGTTGATGTTGTCGCCATAAGCTCTCCGTGTTTTTGTATTTAGAATTATTTCTACCAAATTAATCTGCTATCAGCTAATGCAAAAGTTGCTTGTTTTAACTTTCTTTTAAGTTGATGAAATCAAAACAATTCCAAAAAGCTAATTCTAGTTTTTTACATTTTGCTTATTTATATTTTTAGCGTAAGTTTTGCGTAAGTCAAGCGTAAATTTCTAACAATTTGAAAGTAAGAATATAAAGAGCACCTGTCATTAGACCTGCTGCGACATCGTCAAGAATAGTCCCTAGAGCGTCTTTACGATCATCGAAGACTCTAACTGGCCAAGGTTTCCAAATATCAAATATACGAAAGAAGATAAAAATAAATGCGTAACTTACAAAAGTTGGCTCAAGAATAAATAATGACGCAATCCAAATACCAATAACTTCATCAATAACAATCCATGATGGGTCAATGCAGTCATATTCTTTTTCAATTACTGATGTAATAAAGACGGCACCAATTGTAAGCAGTATAAGAAATGGAATAAAGAAAAAGAAAGGTGCATTTAATTTCCCAACAAAATATAATGGGATAATAGTTGCTAGGCTTCCTACTGTACCAGGTGCTTTTGGAGCGAGTCCAGTTCCAAAGAATGTAAGAAATACGATTCTAAGATCAGTTAGTGACTTAAATGTCAGTTTTTTTGTATTTTTTAGCTGATTTTCTGTATTCATGGCCTTATGGTAGCATTACTCAACACTTAGAGAAAAGAAACTTTATGAATCGACCAGATTATTTAAAAAATTATATT
This window harbors:
- a CDS encoding phosphatidylglycerophosphatase A family protein; the encoded protein is MNTENQLKNTKKLTFKSLTDLRIVFLTFFGTGLAPKAPGTVGSLATIIPLYFVGKLNAPFFFFIPFLILLTIGAVFITSVIEKEYDCIDPSWIVIDEVIGIWIASLFILEPTFVSYAFIFIFFRIFDIWKPWPVRVFDDRKDALGTILDDVAAGLMTGALYILTFKLLEIYA
- the recA gene encoding recombinase RecA, which gives rise to MATTSTDKNKQKALDLALSTIEKQFGKGAIMKLDSENGPEKVPAIPTSCLGLDLALGVGGVPKGRIIEIYGPESSGKTTLTLHIAAEAQKQGGTVAFIDAEHALDTVYAQNLGVDIPNTLISQPDSGEQALEITDMLVRSGAVDLLIVDSVAALTPRAELEGDMGDSHMGLQARLMSQALRKLTGSINRSNTTVIFINQLRMKIGVMFGNPETTTGGNALKFYSSVRLDIRRTGAIKNGDEVIGNRTKVKVVKNKVAPPFKIVEFDIMYGQGISQMGDLLDLAVANNIVGKAGAWFSYNDAKIGQGRENSKQYLADNPEIAQEIKNKILVLHGLIKDNSVVDEATGEIIEETPVEEKKTKSKSKSKKVVQ